The Silurus meridionalis isolate SWU-2019-XX chromosome 16, ASM1480568v1, whole genome shotgun sequence genome has a segment encoding these proteins:
- the tamalin gene encoding general receptor for phosphoinositides 1-associated scaffold protein, translating to MKNMTFRRVKDSGTGSGQDIYFTSSKSDSCRSMDLPSGSSDVYNYKTLAYSGGTLPRNFKKNAGLQKWKPLTLPPEPERKTVLLEKNEDGTFGFELQTYGLHHQDENSVEMCTFVCKVHEDSPAKLAGLKMGDTIASVNETSVEGFRHKDIVQLIRSSGNSVMLETVYSNTIRKAELEARLQYLKQTLHEKWDEYRSLMVQEQRLVHGIVMSDVTVYESLESAGVYGSLGAPSPMTTRSLCLTGSTNSSASHLSEDDPLYQTCLFQPNGSKEGGEDASDCSVTLEDKPQRTRNRLLRPTSELFASAKMSLSRSASTRSYLRGSTSSSTTSSSSSVPGGEKPQCGAFSSLQRKPKRTSIRRRLLKYIPGLNRALEEEESKL from the exons ATGAAGAACATGACTTTCCGGCGTGTTAAGGACAGCGGCACGGGGAGCGGCCAGGATATCTACTTCACCTCCTCCAAATCGGATAGCTGTAGGAGCATGGATTTACCCTCAGGCTCCTCGGACGTTTACAATTATAAAACCCTGGCGTACTCCGGAGGAACCCTGCCCAGGAACTTCAAGAAG AATGCAGGGCTGCAGAAGTGGAAGCCCCTCACGCTACCACCAGAGCCAGAAAG GAAGACGGTCCTCCTGGAGAAGAACGAGGACGGAACGTTTGGCTTTGAGCTTCAG ACATACGGGCTGCACCACCAGGATGAGAACTCTGTAGAGATGTGCACGTTTGTCTGCAAAGTCCACGAAGACAGTCCGGCTAAGCTCGCCGGCTTAAAAATGG GTGACACCATCGCCAGCGTCAACGAAACATCTGTTGAAGGATTTCGCCATAAGGACATTGTCCAGCTCATCAGATCAtctggcaacagcgttat gtTGGAGACCGTATACAGTAACACTATTAGGAAAGCAGAACTTGAAGCTCGCCTACAGTATTTAAAg CAAACCTTGCATGAGAAGTGGGATGAGTACAGATCACTGATGGTGCAGGAGCAGAGGCTCGTTCACG GCATTGTGATGAGCGACGTGACCGTGTACGAGTCTCTGGAGTCGGCCGGCGTGTACGGTAGCCTGGGCGCTCCAAGCCCCATGACCACCCGCTCCCTTTGCCTCACAGGCAGCACCAACAGCAGCGCGAGTCACCTGAGCGAGGACGACCCGCTCTACCAAACGTGCCTCTTCCAGCCCAACGGCAGCAAAGAAGGCGGCGAGGACGCCAGCGACTGCTCCGTTACCCTCGAGGACAAGCCCCAGCGGACACGTAACCGTTTGCTCCGTCCCACCAGCGAGTTATTTGCCTCGGCCAAGATGTCACTGAGCCGCAGTGCCAGCACACGCAGCTACTTGAGGGGGTCCACGTCTTCGTCGACgacgtcctcctcctcctcggtGCCTGGCGGAGAAAAGCCTCAGTGCGGCGCGTTCAGCTCGCTGCAGAGGAAACCCAAACGCACAAGCATCAGACGCAGGCTGCTCAAATACATCCCGGGTCTTAACCGAGCtctagaggaggaggagagcaaACTGTGA